The following nucleotide sequence is from Microbulbifer sp. A4B17.
ATTGTACTCCCAGGACAAAAGGAAACACTCACTCTTGGGGAAGGTAAGGCATTTATCGAGGTTACTGATAAATGGCATTATGGGCGCAACGACGGGGACACACCGGTAACCATTATTCTTTTTTACTCCGGTCTGGAAGGTCAGCCAACTACCATCTTTAAGAATCCTGACGAAACACTGAATTAATAGCGCTTTCAAACTGTGTTTTTCTGGGGGCTAATTGAACGCAAGCTAAATATATGCCCCCTAAATCTTAAACATTATTTATTAAGTTTAAAAATATCTGCATACCCTTGCTATGTATTTCCGCATTGACTGGAATCTATATAACCATGCGACGGACAGTTGATACTATTGCCACTGTTATCTTCAGTGTTCTTTTTGCCATTTCATGTTTGGCCAATCAACCGGAATCCCTGAAGCGCTACCCACCTTATGTGGTAGACGACGGCAAAATGCATATCTATTTATGTGGGACTGGAACCCCTGATCCCGCCTATCAATATTTGCGCCACCCGGCATGTGTGGCTGTACAAAGCAGCGGAAAGCTATTCCTGATTGATGCCGGTGAGGGGGCTACCGCGAGGATTGGCCAACTGGGCCTGAACCTTGCCCAGCTCGACCCTATTTTCATTACCCACTGGCATTCGGATCATTTTGGCGGTCTCGCAATGGTGATCAACGAGTCCTGGTTTGTGGGAGCAGACTCACCTATCAATGTCTACGGCCCCTATGGTATCTATCGCATCATCGATGGCATAAACCAGAGCTTTGCGCCGGATATTTTCTTTAGGTCTTCCAATCGCCAAGGCATCCTAGACCCGGTGCTTGCGGTAGCAAAACCGCACTTAATCAATATTGCGGGTGACCAGAATGAAATTGTACAAAGTGTGTGGCACCACAGAAACACCTATGTTTCTGTATTCGCGGTACACCATGAACCCGTTTTTCCCGCATTTGGCTATGAAATACGCTTTGGCCCCTGCAAGGTTATTGTTACCGGTGATACCCATGTATTTGATGCCCTGGAACCCATTGAACGCGATGCCGACGTGCTTATATCTGAAGCTTTGAGCTATGCACAATACATCAGTAAGTTGAAGCAGACCGGTGATAATCGCCGTGCTAGATTGCGCTACGAAAAAGCGGACCAGATTATTCACTACCACTCAAATACACTCGATATCGCCAAGATGGCTAGTAAAGCAGGAGTTAAATCTGTTGCCCTGACACATCTTATCCCACCTCCCGTTACGGAACAGGACAAAATCGGTTTTATCAAGGGAATGAGTAAATACTATTCAGGCCCCATAAGGGTAATGGATGACCTCGATGAAATTGTACTTTCAGACAACGGACAGGGCTCCTGCAAGGTCGAATACCCAACTAACAGGATTCCTACAAGCACCAAAGAAAAGTCCGGAAAGGGTACACCCATCAAAAAAACCTCAATGCCTGAGGAAAAATCCAATAAGTCTGATGAGAGCCCCCACTCCAATAAGAGTGATCAAAACCCAAAGTAACTCTCTAGCGAACTGAGCTATTCATCCCAGAGCTACTGTTGCAGCAGTTCTAAAAAAAGCTCGTAAGTGGACTAGCCTGTAGATTTATTTATCGCACCATTTCACAATTTCCACAGTTCAGGCCCTCACTCCAGTCACATATGCTCGAAACGCCTCCAAGAGATTGGGTACAAAAGCTGTTATGAGCAGCATTTGGTTCTTTAGGATTGGCCTGAGTTTCTGAGTATTGATTAATCAGGGCTCCGTGGGTTTCGACCCAAAAACCGTAACAGTGACCTTTATTGGCTTCTTGAGTTTCTCAGTGCTGGAAATTCCACTGGCGATACTGGAGCTTTATCTCTATGCACAGCGCATTAACGCCACAGGGACACCTGGCGACTATATTAGTTATAGATCTCTACGGTAATTAATGCAGTGGATAACTTCGCCGCAGCAACCTTTAAATAGTTGCCTCGACTGGGATCAATCTAAAAGAGGCGTCACCGACAACTATTTGCGATTTAACCACTCATCCATCGCTGCCAATATCTGGTGGCGATAGGGTTGGGTCTCGTTGATCATCTGGTGCCGAGCGCCACGGATCAGTACCCGGTGACAATTGGGAAATCGATTTCGAACAGCATTTAGGCCGTAGCGCCAATCAACGGTCTTATCATCCGTTCCCTGCACTAAAAGGATTGGCCGCTGGTTGCGTGCTGTGCGGGGAAATGTCTGCAACCAGTCCACCATAGCCCTAAGCCAGCTCATAGAGATTGACTGTGCTTGGAGGGGATCTCTGAGTGCTTGGCGTCGGGAAAACTCCACATCGTGTGTATTGATCGTAAAAGCCCGTCCGGGTTCACGTATAAAAAGCCGCCCTACATAGTATTTCCAGCGGTTTAGCCAAGCCCAGTTCGAAGGCCTCACCAAAGGCGCCAGCAAAAAGACCTTATCCAGGGGCTGCCAGCGACTGTACTGCAAGTGAGCAAGTAGCGCCGCACCGCCTGTGCTCTGGCCCAGTGCGTGCCAGGGCCCAGGCAATTTTTCTCGCGCAATCTCCAGCAGACCATCGAAAGCCTGGCGGTATTGCAGGAAAGTATGGATAGCAACACGCTCACCACTGGAGAGACCATGGCCGGGAAAGTCAAAAATCACAACATTCAGGTCCCGCTCCAGGCCAAAGCGAATTGCCGGGCCATAAATACCCGTATGATCAAAATAACCGTGACAAATAAACAGGGTGCCCCTGGGTTTCTCCACCATCCAATACTGAGAAACCAGCTCAAATCCCGCGGCTCTAAAAGTCCCCACCCCAGTCTTTCGGGCTCGAGGAAAATGTAAATCGTAAAAATTACGATAATCCTGTAGCTCTTTGCACAGAGGGGTTTCGTCAGCACCAAAGTCCAGCTCTGGCAATTTCTGACGCAATGCAGAGTAGTCCGGCCGCTTAATTACCGGGCTGTTATCGTATGTACTGAGATCTTGCAAAGTATCCATTAGTCCAATGGTACTGCATTTTGGCGAGAGGGGTAGTGGTGTCGTAGCGTGAAAGGCAACTCGAAAAGAAAAAGGTGGGCCTTGTGCCCACCTTTTTATAGCAACATGCGCCTCTACTTGATCTGTGGCTCCAATTCGCCAGCGATGTAGCGTTCGCTCATAACATCGAGGCTAACAGGGCGAATCTTGCTGGCATTACCAGCTGTACCAAACGCCTCATAACGAGCGATACAGATTTCCTTCATCGCCTGGGTGGCAGCTTTGTAGAACTTGCGCGGATCAAACTCAGATGGATTCTGAGCCAGGAAGCGACGGGTAGCACCGGTAGATGCCAAACGCAGATCGGTATCGATATTCACCTTGCGCACGCCATACTTGATTCCCTCACAGATCTGCTCAACAGGAACGCCGTAGGTTTCCGGGATCTCACCACCAAACTCATTAATTACTGCCAGCCACTCCTGGGGTACAGAGGAGGAACCGTGCATTACCAGGTGGGTGCCTGGAATACGTGCGTGAATCTCCTTGATACGGTCGATTGCCAGGATATCTCCCGTGGGCGGACGAGTGAACTTGTAAGCACCGTGGCTGGTACCACAGGCAATGGCCAAGGCATCTACCTTGGTCTTCTGCACAAAATCAGCAGCTTCTTCCGGGTCGGTCAACAGCTGGTCGTGAGACAATTTTCCTTCCGCACCAACACCATCTTCCTCTCCCGCCATACCAGTTTCCAGAGAGCCAAGGCAGCCCAGCTCACCTTCAACAGAAACACCACAGGCATGGGCCATATCCACAGCGCGCTTGGTGACATCCACATTGTACTCGTAAGAGGCCGGGGTCTTGCCGTCTTCCTCGAGGGACCCGTCCATCATCACAGAACTGAAGCCCAACTGGATAGAACGCTGGCAAACTGCAGGGCTGGTGCCGTGATCCTGGTGCATAACTACCGGGATCTCAGGGAATTCCTCGATAGCAGCAAGGATAAGGTGGCGCAGGAAAGGGGCACCGGCATATTTGCGCGCGCCCGCAGAAGCCTGAACGATTACCGGGGAATCGGTCTCTTTGGCCGCTTCCATAATCGCACGCATCTGCTCGAGGTTATTTACGTTAAATGCAGGTACACCGTAGCCATGCTCTGCGGCATGGTCCAACATTTGGCGCAGGCTGATAAGAGCCATAATTAATTCCTTTCTCGTCTACTCGTAGTATTTGTATTTTTTGCTTTTATGGCCTGCCTGCAAATTGCGGCAGGCCTTAATTCTCGTTATTCAGTCTTGTGCGCGACTTTCAAGTATCGCGACTGCTGGCAGCTTCTTACCTTCAACATACTCCAGGAAAGCACCACCACCTGTGGAGATATAGGAAACCTTATCGGCAATACCATACTTATCCACAGCCGCCAGGGTGTCTCCACCACCAGCGATGGAGAAGGCATCACTCGCAGCGATAGCTTTGGAAAGATGCTCCGTACCGCCGCCGAACTGGTCAAACTCAAACACACCCACAGGGCCGTTCCAGATAATGGTCTTAGCGCTACTGAGGATCTCCTCCAGCTGCTCGGAGGATTTCGGGCCGATATCAAAAATCATATCGTCTTCAGTGACAGCATCTGCATTCTTGGTTTCAGCTGCAGCGGATTCGTTGAATTCCTTGCCAGTGACCACATCGGTAGGCAGAGGAATATCACACTTCTGCATCAGGGCTTTAGCGGTATCTACCAGGTCGTGTTCGCACAGGGATTTGCCCACTGGCTTACCGCTGGCCGCCAGGAAGGTATTGGCAATACCACCACCGACAATCAGCTGATCAACTTTGTCAGCCAGGCTTTCGAGCACGGTCAATTTTGTGGAAACCTTGGAACCGCCAACAATAGCAACCAACGGGCGCGCCGGTTCAGCCAGGGCCTTCTCCAATGCATCCAGCTCAGCGGCCAGCAGAGGACCGGCGCAGGCAACCGGTGCAAACTTAGCCACACCGTGAGTGGACGCCTGGGCCCGGTGGGCGGTACCGAAGGCGTCCATCACGAAGATATCGCACAACTGGGCATAGGCCTTTGCCAGGGACTCATCGTCCTTCTTTTCACCGCGGTTAAAACGTACATTCTCCAGCAGGGCAACGTCACCATCAGCCAGCTCAACGCCATCGCGCCACTCTTTAACCAGCGCCACATCACGACCCAGCAATTCACCCAGGTGCTCAGCCACGGGAGCCAGGGAGAATTCCTCGGCGTATTCGCCCTCGGTAGGTCGTCCCAAGTGGGACATCAGGAGTACTTTAGCCCCAGCATCAATAGCGGCTTTAATAGTCGGTAGCGCCGCACGGATACGTGCATCGGAAGTTACACGACCGTCCTTAACCGGTACATTCAGGTCCTCACGGATAAGTAAGCGCTTACCAGCAAGATCGAGATCTGCCATCAGTTTGACCGCCATTCGCCAATCCTCTTCTACTTCGATTAACTGAAAAATGTGGGCGGCGATTATATCAACTGGAACCTATCGATGCCGATATTAAAAACAGGGGAAAACGTTGTTATCACAACCAATCCACGCATTATTAGCTCAGTTGATACTGTCTTGGGGGTCATAAGTCCAAAGCCGGCCTCACCTTAATTTTATTTAGCTTCAGGGTTAGCGAGCGATCACTACAACCCAAAGAGACACCTAAAGCCAATTTTACGGTACTTAAGCAAGAATCCTGCCTTCTCACTTATCTGAAAGCTGCCTCAAGCCCATTGCCTTTCACTTGGTAAATAAAAATCCACTTGAGTAATACAGTACACCTCACAAGCGATAGCAAATTATTGAATAACACCTACAAGAAATCGAAGTGGCAACGGTATTGAGTCACCTCAAAAAGTGGGCTGATGATTACCGGTTAATTACACTCAATAACAGGCAGGCACAGCCAAATTGTACTTCCCGCTTCTAAATTGGATCGCTAGAATCGCCGCCCCCCTTCCAAAACACATTAATCACAGAGGCTATTTGAAAGTAAAACTGAGGATGGCCAGAAAAAGAGGTAAACAAAACGATGCAACCAACGGATAGTGATATCGTTTTTCAAAGCTATGGACGCTGCTGCAATAAAGAAGAGTTTTTTGTAGACTTTTACGATCGGTTTATGGGTAGCTCTACAGATATTCGCCAGCTATTTGCCAATACAGATATGAAGGCTCAACGCCATCTTTTACGCAACGGTATAATGCAACTTGTGCTTCACTCTCGCGGTATGCCAGATACCAAGCTGCGCGCTCTGGGCAAAAGTCACGATCGCAATGGCTATAATATCCGCCCGGAATGGTATCGCCTCTGGCTCGATGCCCTGCTTGCCACTCTCAGGCAACACGATGAGGAATACTCTTCAGAAATTGAAGCTGCCTGGAACCGCGCAATTTTGCCAGGTATTGAAATCATACGGCAAGCGTATTAATTCCTACGGCTCCATGAAAATATAACTGAAGGAAACTCTAAACAACTCCATGATGCCTATAGCTTGAAGAGCGGTGCATATTTAAGGAGTGGCTTCTAAGGGATGTCAAGACCTTTCAAGAAGTCACACCGCAGAGTGTGAATCGCTTCGTCAGCCGCGCAGATATGTTACGGAGTTATTCAGAGGCTCCTTGAGTTTAAATTTGCTAAGCCCCAAACTCGCTCTTTCTGGCCGTGCTTTCCACCAATTTATTCGTACGGCCATACCGAGTATCTATTATCAGAATAGTGCTCCCCCTCCCAGATTTCATTAATAGCTTAAAAGCTCATTCATAGCTATCCCACAAAAGTAAATGTAGCTATTGTAGAGATGCTTCTCCCTAATAAAGCATCAAAAATAAATTTTTCATAATATGATTAATATCATAAAATAAATATGCAAACAGATATTTTTAGAAAAATAAAAATAAAAATATAAGGATTCATCAACAAGCTTTAGCAAGGCAATGTCAAACCTCACTGCTGGTAGCAGTATTTTATCCAGGTATTAATTTACATTCATATCAAATGAAAAATGCTAGACTCCCAGAGTAAGTGGCGCACGTTTACACATAAGAATCCAGTTAGCCCAATAATTTTTTTACCGAATAAATATGCAACCCCAAAAAGTATTGCAAAAAACCAAAGAAAAGCATACCAACGAGATACCCGGTCGATCCGATCTGTATCCGAGGCTTATCGAACAAGATAACTTATGAAAGATCTCTAGGTTATATAGAAGGTTAAGCGCATTAAGATCGGAAAGTTAACTTGGATTAAACTCATTTGCCGACTCTTGATAATTTTACAGAAGACAATTTCACATAGGTTATAACTGGAGATAAAAGTAAGATAAGAGAAAAAATACTTGACCTTAAACTGAGCCTGCAACTGAAATTACAATTAAAGATAGCCCAAATAATGTACCCGAAAAATGCATTTTAACTACTATTGAAAGTGGGGCATCGAATTGATGCTCAATTAATTGCTCCCTAAATTCATCCAGTTGTTCATCCTTTATAAGCTACCAAACTATCTATAACTTAAAAATTGTTGATCCAGTTCACACTATCAAGTGGGCGAGAATTATCTGAAAACTTCCTCCCCACCAAAATCCCGAAAAAAATTCAACCTAAGAAAGACGCAATAGCAAAATCAGAAAGACAAATAACAAACCCAGATGGTTAAAATACTCCTAAAAAACTTAAAAAAATAGCAAAAATAAAATCCCTCAATAAAATTTTTAAAAATTTACCAGTGAAATGCTTATTCATACGACACAAAAATCCTGATAAATTCCTCAAATCGACGCATTAGAAAAAAACCAACAATCAAAATAACTTAAAAATGTCGATAGAAGAAATAATAAGCAATTAAACTTCCAGGAGTCTCCAATGAAAAAAACACTCTCTATTTTTGCTGCCAGTGTATTAGCCTTAGCCGTATCCGGTAATGCTACTGCTGAGGACAAACGTTATATCGTGACTTTCAAGCAGGGAAAGGGTGAGTCAGTTAAGTCCTTTATGAAGAAGAGGGGCGGACGCCAGGCTCTTGAAATACGTCGGCAGAATGCGATGGCTGCACATATGTCCACAGCTACCCTAAAGGAGATGCGT
It contains:
- a CDS encoding globin; the encoded protein is MQPTDSDIVFQSYGRCCNKEEFFVDFYDRFMGSSTDIRQLFANTDMKAQRHLLRNGIMQLVLHSRGMPDTKLRALGKSHDRNGYNIRPEWYRLWLDALLATLRQHDEEYSSEIEAAWNRAILPGIEIIRQAY
- the fba gene encoding class II fructose-bisphosphate aldolase (catalyzes the reversible aldol condensation of dihydroxyacetonephosphate and glyceraldehyde 3-phosphate in the Calvin cycle, glycolysis, and/or gluconeogenesis) produces the protein MALISLRQMLDHAAEHGYGVPAFNVNNLEQMRAIMEAAKETDSPVIVQASAGARKYAGAPFLRHLILAAIEEFPEIPVVMHQDHGTSPAVCQRSIQLGFSSVMMDGSLEEDGKTPASYEYNVDVTKRAVDMAHACGVSVEGELGCLGSLETGMAGEEDGVGAEGKLSHDQLLTDPEEAADFVQKTKVDALAIACGTSHGAYKFTRPPTGDILAIDRIKEIHARIPGTHLVMHGSSSVPQEWLAVINEFGGEIPETYGVPVEQICEGIKYGVRKVNIDTDLRLASTGATRRFLAQNPSEFDPRKFYKAATQAMKEICIARYEAFGTAGNASKIRPVSLDVMSERYIAGELEPQIK
- a CDS encoding alpha/beta hydrolase, translated to MDTLQDLSTYDNSPVIKRPDYSALRQKLPELDFGADETPLCKELQDYRNFYDLHFPRARKTGVGTFRAAGFELVSQYWMVEKPRGTLFICHGYFDHTGIYGPAIRFGLERDLNVVIFDFPGHGLSSGERVAIHTFLQYRQAFDGLLEIAREKLPGPWHALGQSTGGAALLAHLQYSRWQPLDKVFLLAPLVRPSNWAWLNRWKYYVGRLFIREPGRAFTINTHDVEFSRRQALRDPLQAQSISMSWLRAMVDWLQTFPRTARNQRPILLVQGTDDKTVDWRYGLNAVRNRFPNCHRVLIRGARHQMINETQPYRHQILAAMDEWLNRK
- a CDS encoding MBL fold metallo-hydrolase; translation: MRRTVDTIATVIFSVLFAISCLANQPESLKRYPPYVVDDGKMHIYLCGTGTPDPAYQYLRHPACVAVQSSGKLFLIDAGEGATARIGQLGLNLAQLDPIFITHWHSDHFGGLAMVINESWFVGADSPINVYGPYGIYRIIDGINQSFAPDIFFRSSNRQGILDPVLAVAKPHLINIAGDQNEIVQSVWHHRNTYVSVFAVHHEPVFPAFGYEIRFGPCKVIVTGDTHVFDALEPIERDADVLISEALSYAQYISKLKQTGDNRRARLRYEKADQIIHYHSNTLDIAKMASKAGVKSVALTHLIPPPVTEQDKIGFIKGMSKYYSGPIRVMDDLDEIVLSDNGQGSCKVEYPTNRIPTSTKEKSGKGTPIKKTSMPEEKSNKSDESPHSNKSDQNPK
- a CDS encoding phosphoglycerate kinase, producing MAVKLMADLDLAGKRLLIREDLNVPVKDGRVTSDARIRAALPTIKAAIDAGAKVLLMSHLGRPTEGEYAEEFSLAPVAEHLGELLGRDVALVKEWRDGVELADGDVALLENVRFNRGEKKDDESLAKAYAQLCDIFVMDAFGTAHRAQASTHGVAKFAPVACAGPLLAAELDALEKALAEPARPLVAIVGGSKVSTKLTVLESLADKVDQLIVGGGIANTFLAASGKPVGKSLCEHDLVDTAKALMQKCDIPLPTDVVTGKEFNESAAAETKNADAVTEDDMIFDIGPKSSEQLEEILSSAKTIIWNGPVGVFEFDQFGGGTEHLSKAIAASDAFSIAGGGDTLAAVDKYGIADKVSYISTGGGAFLEYVEGKKLPAVAILESRAQD